From Lucilia cuprina isolate Lc7/37 chromosome 4, ASM2204524v1, whole genome shotgun sequence:
atgtatacacgttTGTtggatcttacaacgttgtcagtaaaatgtgcatAAAATGTCTTATATCAttgtaaacttaaaaattttgtcttccaatattgtcagtaaagctttttctgacaacgttgcaaaagaaaaaatgtaagatCAAACGATTGTCAGACATGTTCTTAACATTTTActaacaacgttgtaagatctgtcAACCGTGTGTCACAGCTTTTACGATTGTCTTCACTCTCATGTAGAAAACATCCATGATGAAAGACATAGAGCCAGGACGTAAATGGAAATCGCTGTCTTTTAGGATGCATTGTCTCTTTGTCGAACTACTGgtttatactcaaaaatatcatttatttgTGGATTAACTAATCTAATTATTAATCGGCAtatgattgccaactcaaaaacccgctatTAGAGGATTTTGGTCCGTTTGTATAACTTCTCAACAACGGAGAGAAATTTCCTCTCCTCAATCGGCCCCACATACAACAGAAAGAAAGTCAATTATCCTTTTATTGTTCATTCACGGATTTCCTTCAATTACGGAACCGATAAGTAGGAAAAACCCAATGTAAGAAATTTGTGGGTCAAAGTGATCTTGTAATACactttttttgagaattttcgaTTTGATTCATTTAAAAAGGTGAAATATGTTATAATTATCTTAAAAGGTAAATAATAGCGAATTCTGTAATCCAAAAgtaaattgaaaagtttaaagACAACAACTTCAAACTACAGGGATCTTTGAactgaaaatgtataaataacacAACAGATTTGAAACAATATTGCATGAGACATACAAAACTTTACAACATATCAACTTAAAGGCGCTTACAAAGTTTTCAGCTAGATATTATGTtaagaattatttattatttgttatggAGGCTCCTTTTGGATAAATAAAAGgaagcaaaaaaaagaagaaaaccaTAGCTGATGCTATTTTTAAACAGCTTGTTGCATTTGCAATTGTTAGGAAAAATTCAGTGATTTGGTTTTTAGCAGTTTTGATCCATGATGAAAACTAACAAAACAATATGGAAGCATGGATtcagtttgtttcttttttttattcctttttcctgttgctgctgttgttgtagttgcagCTAAAGagacaacaaaagaaataaaaggcGACGAGACGGCGTCAGTATTAAAACTGATTGTCTCGTTgagccaacaaaaaaaaaacacaaaaaagcttcccaaataacaaaaaaaggattCTTAGAATGTAACAACAGTAACACAAGAAGAACTTGTTCAACATTCAACTGCTGTTGCTTGTTGcagtgttttttttgtttgttttgcaagCAGCAGTTGATGTTGCTGGAAACAAAATAAGTGtgcaataatttgttatttacaaCAGCACATTAATTTCCTCTTTTTGCTTTCACAATTAGCACTGCAGCAACAAGCAGcaaacgaacaaacaaacaaacagtcaACAACATTTGGGCATGCATATGTTGCTGCCACTGCTGTTTCTGTTGCTGCTTCTGCTGGTTACGGTGGTGCTGATGATGGTGGTAATATTGTTTCAtggtaattgtgttttttttattgttgttgttgctgctgcttgcTACTTTTGCTcatgttgctgttattgttgcaTATTCTTTTGCTGTGTTGCATTGTTAGGAATTTTCTTGttgatataataaaaagaaacacatttttttgttaatgtttgttGGTCTTTAGttcttaaatttctttgttttgtacAATTGTTACTTGTTAGCAAAAGGGCGCTTAGGATGTTGCTGAGGGGTTGGAGGTGGTTAGGAAGAAACAAACTATACAATTTGGTATTTTATTGTATGTAAAGTTAAACTGTTAAGTTGCTACTGTTTATTAGCATGTACTACTTAGAATGTAGGTAAATGTGATGGTTTGGCGTtggcaaatattaaaaacaacaaaagcaaaactttaaaagtttgcATTGAAAACggtttttttatttccaaaacaCAACATACATAAATGgtttaaagaaactattttaaTGAAGAGAGCTTTTTTATCAAGACTTTTTAactcttatttaaaaataaattttttctcaaaaattaaaaatttttggtgaaaattttaatttttagtaaaaaatttaatttttagtgaaaaaatttatttttagtgaaaaattttatttttagtaaaaaaaaattaatttttagtgaaaaatttaattttaagtgaaaaattctatttctgtggaaaatttaatttttttggtaaaaaattaaatttttttaaaaaatataatttttggtaaaaaattaaattttttaaaaaaatataatttttgatgaataataaaatttttggtgaaatagaaaaaattgttggtgataaatatggaatttttagtgaaatatcaattttttattaaaaagtcggGTTTTAGTAAAAATCGTAATATGTTAAAATGTTTCACCTTATTTTGAACCGATTCTTAAGAATCCCGAAGTGCTTTAAGTGAGCGTATGTCTTGTTGACCACactcttttaattttgttttggtaCTTGAGATATTTGGTCTTAGAACTTTGAATCATTTTTTCGACAAACTGAACCACACTGCTGCGATGGTCTGTATTGTGGTTTCGGCAACAAcatctaaaaatgtttttggtaAACCGAAGTACGATCTTCAGCAGTAACATGCAGGGGAAACACTGTGTGTGGTACTTTATCACCATTCAACTGATCCCTTTCATTCGACAAAATCATAGGAAAACTTATATAACACATTCAATATGAACATTTAATTCTACAGTCACTTCCCTGTGGAATCCTGATGTCTTTGGAATAACACCGAAGCTTATCcggaaatatttatttcaatcagAGAAGCACATACCAATTTCGAACTTTCCAATAATTGGTACAAAGTTGAAACAATACCACGCGATCTTCCGCTTGCCATAGAACTAAAATTTAGCCTCATAGTTACTCCTTTCTGGGATCTTGATATCTCTGGCACAATACCGAAGCTTCCCCAATTACTGGTACAAAAGCGATACAACGATTACAGATAGTTTCATTCCTCCAAACAATAGACTTAATCTGCATATAATACCGGCGGACTACGGACAAAATTTTGTTCGAAAATTTAAAGTTCGAAAGAAttgtaaaactattaaattaatttttcgaaAACCACATTGATCTCGAAAATGTTCATCGAAAGGTTCTCgaaaaatgttcgaaaattctACTTTATGTTCAAAATGTATTCAATTTAATtgatcaaattaattttaaatttcaacccagcaaaaactcggtaatggctttcaattgtaattacttacctaacaacatgcCTTTCAATGGCTACTAGATATcgcctggattacatagaagtagtttaATAAGTTCTGAcaaataatgtattatataaatactttcaaatTTATTAGTCATCTTGCTAATTACTTACTTGaaatcgtttgtggtaagtactttcctccaatgacatcaccgtgttaaaataatgacttaaaatgctattgtgtaagtaaattttagcattttaacctcttacatggtaatgaaagttttcactgggaaacttgtacattttcaaaataatttcatttttttaaatatattttcaatatagttTCACAAGACTAACCGTGTTGTAAGTAAAATACGACTTAAAAtgatttacatttgttttttgaatttttttttatatctaaaTAATATGTTTATGGATATCTTCTCCTGGCCAAGGAGATAAACAAATCAACTATTATGGATTTTGTCCAGAGACTTCCGTCATCCATGCTGGTATACAATCCTCTTGCGGTGTTCGAACTTTACAGGTTctgtaaaatatagaaaattaatttatctaaatttaaaaactttaaaaattctttacaacttttgtttaaaataaacccAAACTTTATTTCTCCATAcgaataatatgaaaattaaaaatgcctTGAATTCCATCGCCAAAATTTACcagtaaaaaaacaacactaaAATCATTACTAACCACAGTGTAATAAGACAGAATGTGAACAAACCAAGGAACGCCCAATACAAGAAATAAACGTGAAATGAAAATAGCGCtgttaattgtaaataaaatatttagaaaatagttttatataattaaatgctCTTAcatacttttgtttaaataaatgtcgtttgtttttaaatgtttcctCATCGCCACGTATTTCGTAAATCAATAAAGCCGAGTGAGCAAATTTGAGGcaagttaaaattaatattaaaagagTTAAACCGTAAAAATATAATGCAGACCATTTATCAGCTGTAAGCAAAAAAAGTTCGCcgatttaataagaaaaacattttttcttaaaaaaaacctaCCATTCCATAAACATATTTCATCAATAGTGTATTTATAGATATTGTCACGTACCCAGGGTAATTTAACAGTAATTAAAAAAACCGTTACTAAACAAGTACTGAAACCAACATATAAGGAATAGATAGTCAATTGATTAGGATTCTTTTTTTCCAGCCAAATATCATAACACAAAACACTTAACCACAGAAGGGACACTATATGGCAAGAATAACCCATGAAACCTTAAAAAAAGAtcagtttaaaaaagaaatatagaaacagttttatatattcaaattaaactcACCCAATATAACAAACACTATAATATTTCCcttcaaattatatataatattaagaaTACTAAAAATTACATTGCCCAAAGTCATTGaagtaatataataaaaacatagtTTATCGGCCAGTTCAATACGCAATTGCTTAAAGAGATAATTCATCAATATCGTgggtattaaaaataataacgatATATTCAAAtctgaaattaaaaatgtattatttgtgTTACCCCTCATGCGCAGTGATGTAATAATGTCAATGGGATAGTCAACAgactgataaagataatcttcattctttggttaaacctggtttaatatatgtttcgtgtttttcagttatcagttttacttattatcttagtttaactgagtgtaattggccaattaaactcaagttataagtgagaaaacacaattaacaaaaacaataaaacaatgatttcggaagaacaaaaacataatattttaagtaaattgcaattttctgatttgttttgttgcattaattattgttttaaatgtttatttattttaaaattttccattttacaaaagtattgtttgcaaaaaacagctgttcattgtttatgtttttgagtgaaaacttggcaatactaacaaagttaactgagcttaaatcatcggttaaagtccgcctaaatttgttccgagtttaatctaacagcaagttaagcctagtttaactgatcagtaagaaacccgcccagCATTCAATAATCTAGAGAACAGACTAATCAATAGGCCAATtgatagactagacattaggtTAGCCAACAGAGTAGTCAATAattagactaatcaatagacaagTAAGTAGATTATTAAATGGACAAGTCAATAAACCAATCAATAGACAAGttaatagagtagtcaatagactggtaAAATGACCAATtaatagaccagtcaatagacaAGTTAACAGACTAGCTACAGTCgacaaactagtctataaataaACTAGTCAGTAGTTTAGTCAATTGGTCAGCAGTttaaactaatcaatagattATTAACCCGAATAGTCAGTAGTTCaataatagactagtcagtagactagtcaagaGAATAGTCAAAAGACTAATCAACACAGTAGTCAATAGACCAATTAATACAGTGGTTTGTatatcagtcaatagtctagtcattagacCAATCAATACACTAGTcaaagattagtcaatagactattcaacAGACTATttaacagactagtcaatagacaagtcaacagactagtcaacagattaGTCAAAAAACTattcaacagactagtcaacggactagtctacagactcgTCAgcggactagtcaatagactattcagTAGACTCTTCTACAACCTAGTCAGTTGATTTGTCAAAGAACTAGTTGGTAGAATACTTAACAGAGCAGTCAATGAACTAGTCAGTAAGCTATTACTTAATTAATCAATCAATAAGCTAGGTAATAGACAAATCACTTTTGGTTCATAATTGAAAACCTTCTTAACTTACTATAttgattaaaaagttttttgctGAAACCATCATCCATGCGACAAGTGAAGGGATTTAATTTATAAGAATTATAGGACAACAATTgtggtgaaaaacaaaattcaccataaaacatatatttattttgtgttatgATTCCTTgctggaaaaataaaaaaaatagtgttattaaaaaattagaaaaatttctattacaagcaaaaaaaattataaccgtaatagttaatttattttaataacataacCAATTGAATCATGCAATTCATTTGCAACTATATTAACTCAATTGCACTACTCACCCCATAAAATGTCCAATTGTCGGAAATTTGTTGTAATACGTTTGGCTCCCAGCACTCATAGAATTcttgaattttaaaatgttgaaatttacaAGTTATATTTATCTTAGATTTCAACCGTTCGCATTTTCTTCTTCCATCATTGTAGTACTCATCTAGTCCACAACATAAACTAATCCAAGCATCACTCTCACTAATACAACCTCTTAAATGCAGTGGCACCGATGTCTTGTTGCCCATAAAATAAACAGCATCGTAGAGAACTTGCTTTTCGGGCGGTATTATTATGccttgatataaaactgaaccattttcaaatttatgttgATTTGTTATATTGACGGTTTCCCTAAAAGGACATTGTTTTATTCTATCCTTTTCGGTAAATGCCAGGATTACGTTAAACATTTGCCACACAAAGAGtgtgtaaattattaaataattcattttaaataaacattttattagaaTATCTTCTTATTTATATAAGTGTTTGTTTTTGGTATCACAATGTTATAAACTTATGGAAGGATTGCTAAAGACTaatgattaataaattttaatttaataaaatagatgTAAAAACCGAGAAAATGAGTTAGTGTTTTTCTATACCGTACACAATTATAGTGAGGACTTAATTTAATCACCTAGGCTATGAGTTAGTGTTACACTCTACACAACATTAGCTAATGTTTGTCATCCAAACATATTGGCCACATTAAAGTATACtattaatcggctcagaatcacttcaTTTCTCCGTTAAGCTatgtctatatatctatctatctatctatctatctatctatctatctatctatctatctatctatctatctatctatctatttatctatctatctttctatctatctatctatctatctatctatctatctatctatctatctatctatctatctatctatctatatatctatctatctatctatctatctatctatctatctatctatctatctatctatctatctatctatctatctatctatctatctatctatctatctatctatctatctatctatctatctatctatctatatatctatctatctatctatctatctatctatctatctatctatctatctatctatctatctatctatctatctatctatctatctatctatctatctatctttctatctatctatctatctatctatctatctatctatctatctatctatctatctatctatctatctatttatctatctatctatctatctatctatctatctatctatctatctatctatctatctatctatctatctatctatctatctatctatctatctatctatctatctatctatctatctatctatctatctatctatctatctatctatctatctatctatctatctatctatctatctatctatctatctatctatctatctatctatcatctatctatctatctatccccctatatatctatctatctatctatctatctatctatctatctatctatctatctatctatctatctatctatctatctatctatctatatatctatctatctatctatctatctatctatctatctatctatctatctatctatctatctatctatctatctatctatctatctatctatctatctatctatctatctttctatctatctatctatctatctatctatctatctatctatctatctatctatctatctatctacctatctatctacctatctatctacctatctatctatctatctatctatctatctatctatctatctatctatctatctatatatctatctatcgacctatctatctatatatatgtatctatctGTAGTATTAATTAATGTCTAATACGTCCgtatataatttctta
This genomic window contains:
- the LOC124419463 gene encoding G-protein coupled receptor Mth2-like isoform X2: MNYLIIYTLFVWQMFNVILAFTEKDRIKQCPFRETVNITNQHKFENGSVLYQGIIIPPEKQVLYDAVYFMGNKTSVPLHLRGCISESDAWISLCCGLDEYYNDGRRKCERLKSKINITCKFQHFKIQEFYECWEPNVLQQISDNWTFYGQGIITQNKYMFYGEFCFSPQLLSYNSYKLNPFTCRMDDGFSKKLFNQYNLNISLLFLIPTILMNYLFKQLRIELADKLCFYYITSMTLGNVIFSILNIIYNLKGNIIVFVILGFMGYSCHIVSLLWLSVLCYDIWLEKKNPNQLTIYSLYVGFSTCLVTVFLITVKLPWVRDNIYKYTIDEICLWNADKWSALYFYGLTLLILILTCLKFAHSALLIYEIRGDEETFKNKRHLFKQNAIFISRLFLVLGVPWFVHILSYYTVNL
- the LOC124419463 gene encoding G-protein coupled receptor Mth2-like isoform X1; amino-acid sequence: MNYLIIYTLFVWQMFNVILAFTEKDRIKQCPFRETVNITNQHKFENGSVLYQGIIIPPEKQVLYDAVYFMGNKTSVPLHLRGCISESDAWISLCCGLDEYYNDGRRKCERLKSKINITCKFQHFKIQEFYECWEPNVLQQISDNWTFYGQGIITQNKYMFYGEFCFSPQLLSYNSYKLNPFTCRMDDGFSKKLFNQYNLNISLLFLIPTILMNYLFKQLRIELADKLCFYYITSMTLGNVIFSILNIIYNLKGNIIVFVILGFMGYSCHIVSLLWLSVLCYDIWLEKKNPNQLTIYSLYVGFSTCLVTVFLITVKLPWVRDNIYKYTIDEICLWNADKWSALYFYGLTLLILILTCLKFAHSALLIYEIRGDEETFKNKRHLFKQNAIFISRLFLVLGVPWFVHILSYYTVVSNDFSVVFLLVNFGDGIQGIFNFHIIRMEK